The sequence TATCATTATTTTCTTCTGCTGTTCTAGTCAATGTATTAATATCAATATTGTTTGGATCAATTAAAATACAATCATTTTCCAAATTCTCGTTTATTGCACTTTGAATACGTTTAGGTCCTTTTGGAAGTTTGTTAAATTCACTGGATTCCAGTGCAGACTGTTTGGCAGGTCCACAATCATCTACAATAGAGGACAATATTAATGTATCTTCTGCACGTGTCATTGCAACATAAATTATCCTTTCTTCTTCCATTTCATGAGACAATTCTTCTTCAAACTCTTCATCAAATTTAGGATATATCAGACAGTCATCAGGAGTATAATATGTAGGGCTTCCAAATATCCAACCTGATTTTGGATTTGGGTCAATGAATTTCATAGGGAAATTATCTTTTTTAAGTGAAGGAACAATAACAACAGGAAATTCCAGTCCTTTTGATTGGTGAATAGTCATAATCTGAATTCCGTCGGTTTCTTCACTGTAACTTGAATGACCTCCTACAGTTCTGTAAATAAACCAGAATGCACCTCTGATATCCCGTTCAAATCTGACCTCAACGAATGTTTGAAGTGAAGATGTTAGCTGTGAGAGATTATAAATCAAATCATCATTGTCCAAAACCTTATCTTCAGATAAAAATCCGGTAATGTCAGTTAATAACTTAAGATAAACTTCCGAAACTGTTGGTCTTTCATAAAATTTAACATCTTCAGAGTAAAGGGAATCTTTCAGTTCATTTAATTTTTTGAAAAATTCCAAATCATCCTCATTTGTTATTCCATATTCAACCAGATTTTCATTTACAAGTACAGGTCGTGTAACTTCATCAAATATTTCAATAAGCATTTCTTCCGGACGTTCCAAAACCTTTGCAAAAGATTTTTTACCACCAGATTTATGGTCTCTTAACCAGACACGGTTTTCTGTTTTGACAACTTCCTCTTCAAAGTCATTTTGAAGATTATATAATATTTCTTTGGTTTCATCTGACAGTTCAAATAATATCTGGTCTGCATATGCTTTCAAATTAAGCCAATCAGCTTCCCACCTGTTAAAGAAGTGTTTGTGCGGATCATCATCTGAGATCAAATGGTAGAATAATGTTAAGACTGATTTGATTTCAGGCTGGTCAATCAAATCACTTAAACCCCTGATTTGATAGTCAATTCCATTTTCGTTTAATTTTTCAAGCAATCCTTCAATGCATCTGGAACTGCTTTTATTTAAGGAACGGAATAAAATTCCGATATCGGACAGTTTATTGACTTTATTGTTTTCAATTAAATATTTGATTACATTGAAAATATTTGCCGCTTCAACACCACTGTTTTCATTTACCAGATAGTATGTAGGATTGTGAACTCCACGACCGCATCTGGCCTTTCCAAGTGCTGAATCAGCAGGTCTTTGATGTTTAATGAAATCTTCTGAAATATTAATTATCTCCCATGTGGAACGATAATTGGTCGGAAGACTTTTAAATTCAAATTCATTATTATGATGTTTAGATAGATAAGTAAACGGATTGATGTTTGAGCCTCTAAAACCGTAAATACTTTGGTTAATGTCTCCCACTACGGTAAAAGATTCTGCAGTTTTCATTAAGTTTTCAAAAAGTTCCATCTGCATGGGGTCAGTATCTTGAAACTCATCAATTAAAATATTAGTGAAAGGAGTTTTAAAACTCTCTTTTTTAACAATTTCAAGAGCATCCTTTTGCATATGTGCAAAATCAATTGCTTTTTCACGTTTTAAAATTTCCTCATAAATCGGATAAGATTTTGCAATTTGCAGGTATCTTGCATTATATTTTGATTTTTTAAATTCCTTATTTTCTTTTACTTCATCATAGGGATATTTGCCGTCATTTTCTTCCATATAATTCCTGACGAAAGCTACATATTCCGAATCAACTGGTCTTTCAGCTTCGATATAATCAATCAGTTTGTCTGTTTTAACACCAAAAGTGCAGTACTCATTATACTTGCTTACGATATCGGGAATATCACTGTTTGACATATATGCTTCTTTAACAAAACCGAGCTCTTCCATATGATTTCCAATAAATAACAGGTTTTTTTCGCCTGCATCATCTGAAATTACATTTAATCCAACCTGGCCGTTTTCCTCCAGGATTCTTCCGCAGAATGAATGGATTGTTGATATATGCATTTTTTGAACATCACTTTTAAGCAGGTCTCCTTCAGCCAATCTTTCCTGAAGCTCTTCAGCCGCTTTGGTTGAAAATGTAATGATTAAAAGTGTTTCGGGATCAACATTGAGTTCGTTTACCATGTAATTAACTTTTTCGATTAAGACTCTGGTTTTACCTGCACCCGGACCTGCTTCAACACTTAAAAACTTATCTCCATCATATGTTACAATATCTTCCTGCTCTTCGTTTAAATTTAGAGCAACATCACTGAACTCAGGAAATGTTTTTAAAAAGTTTTCCAAATCGTTTGCAGATCTTCATTTTTGAAATCATCTTTTTTGAGTGTTTTATAATCCCTTAAAAGAATTGGAATTTCATAATTGTTTAAATCGCAAGTTTCTTTTATTTTACCATAAAGATTGTAAAACTTTTGTTTTTTTATAATGTATGTCATTTTTATACCCTGAAATTTTAATTGTATTAAAGTTGTTATAATATATGTTGATTGTAATTTAAAATTATTTCTAAAATAAGTATAAATAAAAATTTTAAATTAGTTTAAACATGTGTAAATTCATATTTAAATTAAAATATACAACTTTAATTATTTTTGAAGAAAGTTTTATTTTTTTTGGTTTAAATGATACATATATTAATATACTTCATGTTAATCTCCTAAAAGACAATATCATAAATATTTATTCCCTTATCTGATTATAAATGAGTTTATTTTTAAATTAATAATGTTTAAGTATAATTAATAACAATAAATATTAAATAATTATGGAGGATTCTATGTTAAATCATATTGTTAATATCACTGACCAATATTTAGAAGAATTTCCTAAAACTGAAAGAAAGAAAATTGGTCAATTTTTTACTTCTAAAGATACTGC comes from uncultured Methanobrevibacter sp. and encodes:
- a CDS encoding ATP-dependent DNA helicase, which produces MENFLKTFPEFSDVALNLNEEQEDIVTYDGDKFLSVEAGPGAGKTRVLIEKVNYMVNELNVDPETLLIITFSTKAAEELQERLAEGDLLKSDVQKMHISTIHSFCGRILEENGQVGLNVISDDAGEKNLLFIGNHMEELGFVKEAYMSNSDIPDIVSKYNEYCTFGVKTDKLIDYIEAERPVDSEYVAFVRNYMEENDGKYPYDEVKENKEFKKSKYNARYLQIAKSYPIYEEILKREKAIDFAHMQKDALEIVKKESFKTPFTNILIDEFQDTDPMQMELFENLMKTAESFTVVGDINQSIYGFRGSNINPFTYLSKHHNNEFEFKSLPTNYRSTWEIINISEDFIKHQRPADSALGKARCGRGVHNPTYYLVNENSGVEAANIFNVIKYLIENNKVNKLSDIGILFRSLNKSSSRCIEGLLEKLNENGIDYQIRGLSDLIDQPEIKSVLTLFYHLISDDDPHKHFFNRWEADWLNLKAYADQILFELSDETKEILYNLQNDFEEEVVKTENRVWLRDHKSGGKKSFAKVLERPEEMLIEIFDEVTRPVLVNENLVEYGITNEDDLEFFKKLNELKDSLYSEDVKFYERPTVSEVYLKLLTDITGFLSEDKVLDNDDLIYNLSQLTSSLQTFVEVRFERDIRGAFWFIYRTVGGHSSYSEETDGIQIMTIHQSKGLEFPVVIVPSLKKDNFPMKFIDPNPKSGWIFGSPTYYTPDDCLIYPKFDEEFEEELSHEMEEERIIYVAMTRAEDTLILSSIVDDCGPAKQSALESSEFNKLPKGPKRIQSAINENLENDCILIDPNNIDINTLTRTAEENNDSYCIDLSFTALENYNNCPFRYKLANQIGFTISEKQEIDEGIFVHKALEIINKEIINNNNVFIGEDKVVEIITNLFEKSNEELHEEDPVEYDKQLNEVTGNVLYYYKNYGKDLKILDSEYPFYLKDKNYALKGVVDLIYETDGKLGIIDYKNTRLEVKYKDKFKKQLHLYVLALRDQNQEYEGKEISNLQVYTIKSKKMINFDIDEAYIEELKLELERVATDIHEGKFTSCSCDDCKYCQYKNICKSYKKN